The DNA region GGAAGTCGACCCCGAAGTCATGGGGCTCGAGCACAGCCTCCAGGGGGTGCTCGGCGATCTCCCGGACCTCCTCCTCCGTCATGACCTCCTTCTTCCTCTGCTCGATCCGCTCCCGGATCTGCCGCATCACATCTTCCACGTTCACGTCCCCGGACTTGATCTCGATGGCCACGCTCATCTCCCCCGGGGCACAGGCGCGCCCCCCGCGGTGTAGACGATCAGGATGATGGTCAGGGCCCAGAGGGCCACGTCCAGGAGCAGGGGCCGATCGGTGAGGAGGATGTCGGTGGGGCTGCCCCCCTGCTCCCGGCGGTGCACCAAGTAAAGATAGCGGAAGATGCCGTAGAGAACGAAAGGGATGGTCCAGGCCAAGCGGTCGGTGCGGTATTTCTCCACCGTCTCCGGGGCCATGCAGTAGAAGGCGTAGGCCATGAGGCAGGAGGCGGTCACCACCGAGATCATCTGGTCCAGGAGGTAGGGGCTGTACTCGGCCAGGATGGGGCGGTGGTCGGGGGCGGCGTCGTTCAGGGAGGTCAGCTCGTGCCGGCGCTTGGCCAGGGCCAGGAAGAGGGCGAGCAGGGTCGTGCAGACGAGGAGCCAGTCGCTGAACCGCACGGCGATGGCCAGGGCCCCCCCCACCGCCCGCAGCACGAAGCCCAGGCTGATGGCGATCACGTCCAGGATCACCACCCCCTTGAGTCCGAGGGAGTAGGCGAGGTTCAGGAGCAGGTAGAGGAGGGTGCAGAGCGCAAAGGGGCCGCCTAGGAGCGTCCCCAGCCCCAGACAGACGAGGGTGAGGACGGCCGCGAAGAGGGTGGCCGTGCGGGGGGCGAGGGCCCCGCTGGCCAAAGGGCGCAGCGCCTTCAGCGGGTGCCGACGGTCCCGCTCCAGGTCGGCCAGGTCGTTGATCAGGTAGACCGCGCCCGAGAGCCCGCAGAAGAGGATGAAGGCGAGGGCGGCGCGGCCGAAGGCTTCCGTCTCGAACAGGTGCTTGGAGAGGGCGAGGGGCGCGAACACCACCAGGTTCTTGGTCCACTGGTGCGGGCGCAGGGAGACGACGAGGGCCCGGGCGGCGGTCATTTGAGGCCGGGGCGGGCCGCCCCGTCCACCCGCCGTCTGGCCCGGCGGCGGGGAAACGGGGCCCTAGAAGCTCTTGACGCCGTCGGCTTCGGAGTCGTAGGTCTCGAAGACGGTGAGCAGCTTCGTGATCGAGAGAAGGTCCTGGATTTTCTTGGTGAGGTTGATCAGCTTCAGCTTGCCGCCCTTCCGGCTCACGGTGGTGTAGCAGCGAACGATCTCACCCAGGCCCGCCGAGTCCACGTAGGGCACGTCGGCCAGGTTCAGGAGGATTTTCTTCTTGCCAGCATCGACGAGCTTCGTCACGGCGTCGCGCAGGGCGTCATCCCCCTCGCCGATCAGGATCTTTCCGTGCAGATCCAAAATGACCACGTCACCAACTTGACGCTCGACGATCTTCATGGCGGCCTTTCTCCCTGAGGCGGCAAGCGTTTACGAAGAAGCGGTAAGCTATCACAGCCCCTCGCCGACTGTCAACGATTCCGCGGTGTAAGAAGCGGTCTTGGGGGTTTCTGGAGCCT from Vicinamibacteria bacterium includes:
- a CDS encoding decaprenyl-phosphate phosphoribosyltransferase, with the protein product MTAARALVVSLRPHQWTKNLVVFAPLALSKHLFETEAFGRAALAFILFCGLSGAVYLINDLADLERDRRHPLKALRPLASGALAPRTATLFAAVLTLVCLGLGTLLGGPFALCTLLYLLLNLAYSLGLKGVVILDVIAISLGFVLRAVGGALAIAVRFSDWLLVCTTLLALFLALAKRRHELTSLNDAAPDHRPILAEYSPYLLDQMISVVTASCLMAYAFYCMAPETVEKYRTDRLAWTIPFVLYGIFRYLYLVHRREQGGSPTDILLTDRPLLLDVALWALTIILIVYTAGGAPVPRGR
- a CDS encoding STAS domain-containing protein, whose amino-acid sequence is MKIVERQVGDVVILDLHGKILIGEGDDALRDAVTKLVDAGKKKILLNLADVPYVDSAGLGEIVRCYTTVSRKGGKLKLINLTKKIQDLLSITKLLTVFETYDSEADGVKSF